One region of Halocalculus aciditolerans genomic DNA includes:
- the uvrA gene encoding excinuclease ABC subunit UvrA, with product MSEDFIEVRGAEEHNLKDLDVKIPREAFNVVTGLSGSGKSSLAFQTVYAEGQRRYIESLSAYARNFLGQMDKPQVESVEGLSPAISIDQKNAANNPRSTVGTVTELHDYLRLLYARVGTPHCPECGREVGEQSAQQMVRRVLELPEGTRAKVAAPVVRDQKGAFEDLFDDLLGEGYSRVEVDGESYDLAVEKPELDENYDHTVDVVVDRVKVSEDARSRITDSVETALEEADGVLKVILPDPPADVELGGSTARATGDLAGEDDERLVVEFSEALACTHCGIDISEIETRSFSFNSPHGACPECEGIGETKEVSEARVIEDESKPLKHVFEPWSYNRSYYQTRLDSVAEHFGVSLSTPFEDVDEEIQQAFLYGTDEDVVFKRQTKNGVRRKEQPFEGVIPNLERRYVETDSDSTREHIEDYMSVTTCPACEGSRLKPESRAVLVDGTGIAAVNHMSIADALEHFEGVEDSLDERERQIAEEILKEIRARLGFMTEVGLDYLTLDREASTLSGGESQRIRLATQIGSGLVGVLYVLDEPSIGLHQRDNDRLLNTLEELRDLGNTLVVVEHDEETMRRADQVIDMGPGPGRHGGEIVAQGDVEEVMATEGSVTGDYLSGRKQIPVPEERRDWEDSLTVRGARQHNLKDLDVDIPVGAFTAITGVSGSGKSTLMHDILYKGLARSMNDNTSVLPGEHDGIEGMQHIEKARLIDQSPIGRTPRSNPATYTGVFDYVREKFADTKLAKQRGYEKGRFSFNVKGGRCEECGGQGTVKIEMNFLSDVHVPCEECGGSRYNDETLDVTYKDATIADVLDMSVEEAYDFFEADSRLGRRLKLLMDVGLDYMKLGQPSTTLSGGEAQRVKLAEELGKKSSGDTLYLLDEPTTGLHSADERKLIEVLQRLTDRGNSIVVIEHELDLVKNADHVIDLGPEGGEAGGELVAEGTPEEVARDEESYTGRYLRDKLPRVDIAGPRSDREKPEAPAPAQDD from the coding sequence ATGAGTGAGGACTTCATCGAGGTCCGCGGGGCGGAGGAACACAATCTGAAAGACCTCGACGTGAAGATTCCGCGGGAGGCGTTCAACGTGGTGACGGGCCTCTCGGGGTCGGGGAAGTCGTCGCTGGCGTTCCAGACGGTTTACGCGGAGGGCCAGCGCCGCTACATCGAGTCGCTGTCGGCGTACGCGCGGAACTTCCTCGGGCAGATGGACAAACCGCAGGTGGAGTCGGTCGAGGGGCTGTCGCCGGCGATCAGCATCGACCAGAAGAACGCGGCGAACAACCCGCGGTCGACGGTGGGTACAGTGACAGAGCTCCACGACTACCTGCGCTTGCTGTACGCGCGGGTGGGGACGCCGCACTGCCCGGAGTGCGGGCGTGAGGTTGGCGAGCAGTCCGCCCAGCAGATGGTGCGCCGCGTGCTGGAGCTCCCGGAGGGGACGAGGGCGAAGGTCGCCGCGCCGGTCGTCCGCGACCAGAAGGGCGCGTTCGAGGACCTGTTCGACGACCTCCTCGGCGAGGGGTATTCGCGGGTCGAGGTGGACGGCGAGTCCTACGACCTCGCGGTGGAGAAGCCCGAACTCGACGAGAACTACGACCACACCGTCGACGTCGTCGTCGACCGCGTGAAAGTCTCGGAGGACGCGCGCTCGCGCATCACGGACTCCGTGGAGACGGCGCTGGAGGAAGCGGACGGCGTCCTGAAGGTCATCCTCCCGGACCCGCCGGCGGACGTCGAACTCGGCGGGTCGACGGCGCGCGCAACGGGCGACCTCGCGGGCGAGGACGACGAGCGACTGGTGGTGGAGTTCTCGGAGGCGCTCGCGTGCACGCACTGCGGCATCGACATCTCGGAGATAGAGACGCGGAGCTTCTCGTTCAACAGCCCGCACGGGGCGTGCCCGGAGTGTGAGGGCATCGGGGAGACGAAGGAGGTCTCGGAGGCGCGCGTGATCGAGGACGAGTCGAAACCCCTCAAACACGTCTTCGAACCGTGGAGCTACAACCGGAGTTACTACCAGACGCGGCTGGACAGCGTCGCCGAGCACTTCGGCGTCTCGCTCTCGACGCCGTTCGAGGACGTCGACGAGGAGATTCAGCAGGCGTTCCTCTACGGGACGGACGAAGACGTGGTGTTCAAGCGGCAGACGAAGAACGGAGTGAGAAGGAAGGAACAGCCGTTCGAGGGCGTGATTCCGAACCTGGAGCGTCGCTACGTGGAGACGGATTCGGATTCGACGCGCGAGCACATCGAGGACTACATGTCGGTGACGACGTGCCCGGCGTGCGAGGGATCGCGGCTGAAGCCCGAATCGCGCGCGGTGCTCGTGGACGGCACGGGCATCGCGGCGGTGAACCACATGAGCATCGCGGACGCGCTCGAACACTTCGAGGGCGTCGAGGACTCCCTGGACGAGCGGGAGCGACAGATCGCGGAGGAGATTCTGAAGGAGATCCGCGCGCGCCTCGGCTTCATGACGGAGGTCGGCCTCGACTACCTCACGCTGGACCGGGAGGCGTCGACGCTCTCCGGCGGGGAGAGCCAGCGGATTCGGCTCGCGACGCAGATCGGGAGCGGGCTCGTCGGCGTCCTCTACGTCCTCGACGAACCCAGTATCGGCCTTCACCAGCGGGACAACGACCGCCTGCTGAACACCCTCGAAGAGCTCCGCGACCTCGGGAACACGCTCGTCGTCGTGGAGCACGACGAGGAGACGATGCGGCGCGCGGACCAGGTCATCGACATGGGGCCGGGGCCGGGCCGCCACGGCGGCGAAATCGTCGCGCAGGGCGACGTCGAGGAAGTGATGGCGACCGAGGGCTCCGTCACCGGCGACTACCTCTCGGGACGCAAGCAGATTCCCGTGCCCGAGGAGCGCCGCGACTGGGAGGACTCGCTCACGGTTCGCGGGGCGCGCCAGCACAACCTCAAGGACCTCGACGTCGACATCCCCGTCGGCGCGTTCACCGCCATCACGGGCGTGTCGGGGAGCGGGAAGTCCACCCTGATGCACGACATCCTCTACAAGGGGCTCGCGCGCTCGATGAACGACAACACGAGCGTGCTGCCGGGCGAGCACGACGGCATCGAGGGGATGCAGCACATCGAGAAAGCGCGCCTCATCGACCAGTCGCCCATCGGCCGGACGCCCCGGAGTAATCCGGCGACGTACACGGGCGTCTTCGACTACGTCCGCGAGAAGTTCGCGGACACGAAGCTCGCCAAGCAGCGCGGCTACGAGAAGGGCCGCTTCTCGTTCAACGTGAAGGGCGGGCGCTGTGAGGAGTGCGGCGGGCAGGGAACAGTGAAGATCGAGATGAACTTCCTCAGCGACGTCCACGTGCCCTGCGAGGAGTGCGGCGGCTCTCGCTACAACGACGAGACCCTCGACGTCACGTACAAGGACGCGACCATCGCCGACGTCCTCGACATGAGCGTCGAGGAGGCCTACGACTTCTTCGAGGCCGACTCCCGACTGGGTCGCCGCCTCAAACTCCTGATGGACGTCGGCCTCGACTACATGAAGCTCGGTCAGCCCTCCACGACGCTCTCTGGGGGCGAAGCGCAGCGCGTGAAGCTCGCCGAGGAGCTCGGGAAGAAGTCCTCCGGCGACACGCTCTACCTCCTCGACGAGCCGACGACGGGCCTGCACTCGGCGGACGAGCGGAAG
- a CDS encoding LURP-one-related/scramblase family protein, with translation MTDYDIRALDLTDDEYLVTQSLVRNKYRAEDTRGNVVLRGKQKMFKLKEEFPFETGDGRPAFTVKAGGILDVAGNYALIDAQTDEPVLVLDQNWTFLTHKWKLRDPDTEALIATIESESKLVDALRAISDLFSVIPHKYEIRDADGDHVGRVAGQFSLADKYTVTIDDASDVPKEAVLAAAMVIDAIEGN, from the coding sequence ATGACCGACTACGACATCCGGGCGCTCGACCTCACCGACGACGAGTACCTCGTCACTCAATCCCTCGTCAGGAACAAGTACCGAGCCGAAGACACCCGGGGGAACGTCGTCCTCCGCGGCAAACAGAAGATGTTCAAGCTCAAAGAGGAGTTCCCCTTCGAGACCGGCGACGGCCGGCCCGCCTTCACGGTCAAAGCCGGCGGCATCCTCGACGTCGCCGGCAACTACGCCCTCATCGACGCTCAGACCGACGAACCCGTCCTCGTTCTCGACCAGAACTGGACCTTCCTCACCCACAAGTGGAAACTCCGCGACCCCGACACTGAAGCCCTCATCGCCACCATCGAATCCGAATCCAAACTCGTCGACGCCCTCCGCGCCATCAGCGACCTCTTCTCCGTCATCCCCCACAAGTACGAAATCCGAGACGCCGACGGCGACCACGTCGGCCGCGTCGCCGGCCAGTTCTCCCTCGCAGACAAGTATACCGTCACTATCGACGACGCCAGCGACGTCCCCAAAGAAGCCGTCCTCGCCGCCGCCATGGTCATCGACGCCATCGAAGGGAACTAG
- a CDS encoding YbaK/EbsC family protein → MHERARDFVAEAEDRYGVTPAVTEFPEGTKTAADAADAVGCETAQIASSIVLSADGDAVVCITSGANRVDMDKVADAVGADSVSMADADLVKDATGWSIGGVPPICHTTDCRVLMDETLLDYDEVWAAAGTPTTVWPIAPDELAELAEADVADVAEE, encoded by the coding sequence ATGCACGAGCGAGCCCGCGATTTCGTCGCAGAGGCCGAGGACCGATACGGCGTGACGCCCGCGGTGACGGAGTTCCCGGAGGGCACGAAGACGGCGGCGGACGCCGCGGACGCCGTCGGCTGTGAGACCGCGCAGATCGCGTCCAGTATCGTGCTCAGCGCCGACGGCGACGCCGTCGTCTGCATCACGAGCGGCGCGAACAGAGTCGACATGGACAAAGTCGCGGACGCCGTCGGCGCGGACTCGGTCTCGATGGCGGACGCCGACCTCGTCAAGGACGCCACGGGGTGGAGCATCGGCGGCGTCCCCCCGATCTGCCACACCACCGATTGCCGCGTCCTCATGGACGAGACCCTCCTCGACTACGACGAAGTCTGGGCGGCAGCGGGCACGCCGACGACTGTCTGGCCCATCGCTCCCGACGAACTCGCCGAACTCGCCGAGGCCGACGTCGCGGACGTCGCGGAAGAATAG
- a CDS encoding SDR family oxidoreductase, producing MKEIDLSGKAAVVTGGASGNGRAIVEAYAEAGADVVVADIQPEPREGGTPTHELAAEEYGVNATYVECDVSDVDALADAVEAADAFGGVDVMVNNAGIFRQKDFVDVTEAEFDQLMDINVKGVFFGAQAAAERMLETGGGSIINMSSVAGLRGAGTFSVYNTSKGAVRLLTYSLADELGPEGIRVNAIHPGVIDTAMTNEDVPIATQESAEDTPLHRLGQPDDVAGAALYLASEDLAGYVNGESLVVDGGQSNT from the coding sequence ATGAAGGAAATCGACCTGAGCGGGAAGGCGGCAGTCGTGACCGGCGGGGCGAGCGGGAACGGGCGCGCTATCGTGGAGGCGTACGCGGAGGCGGGCGCAGACGTGGTGGTCGCGGACATCCAGCCGGAGCCGCGGGAAGGCGGGACACCGACGCACGAGCTCGCCGCGGAGGAGTACGGCGTGAACGCGACCTACGTGGAGTGCGACGTCTCCGACGTCGACGCGCTCGCGGACGCCGTCGAGGCGGCGGACGCGTTCGGCGGCGTCGACGTCATGGTGAACAACGCGGGCATCTTCCGGCAGAAGGATTTCGTCGACGTGACCGAAGCCGAGTTCGACCAGCTGATGGATATCAACGTGAAGGGCGTGTTCTTCGGCGCGCAGGCCGCGGCAGAGCGGATGCTCGAAACCGGCGGCGGCTCCATCATCAACATGTCGAGCGTCGCGGGGCTCCGCGGGGCCGGGACGTTCTCCGTCTACAACACCTCGAAGGGCGCGGTGCGCCTCCTGACGTACTCGCTCGCGGACGAACTCGGCCCGGAAGGGATTCGCGTGAACGCCATCCACCCCGGCGTCATCGACACCGCGATGACGAACGAGGACGTTCCCATCGCGACCCAGGAAAGCGCGGAGGACACGCCCCTGCACCGCCTCGGCCAGCCGGATGACGTCGCCGGCGCAGCGCTCTACCTCGCTTCGGAGGACCTCGCCGGCTACGTCAACGGCGAATCCCTCGTCGTCGACGGCGGCCAATCGAACACGTAA
- a CDS encoding SDR family NAD(P)-dependent oxidoreductase, which translates to MLTPDLAGRTALVTGSADGLGRSIALSLARCGAAVAVHYHSSDAAAAATAEDALDAGAPAATTVQGDVTDEAGVDDLFAAAEAELGSVDVLVNNVGDFAPSHWSELDADTWRRVYETNLLGTMLCSKRALPGMREREWGRIVNIGYASSEKGLVNAKNFPYFAAKAGVLMFTRMLASDTEMDGITVNAVSPYVVETSDEFPDDAPRGRWATPGDVTQAVRFFVDEDSEYISGENVEIDGGWLPENV; encoded by the coding sequence ATGCTCACACCGGACCTCGCGGGACGCACGGCGCTCGTCACGGGGAGCGCGGACGGGCTCGGCCGGAGTATCGCGCTGTCGCTCGCGCGCTGCGGCGCGGCCGTCGCCGTCCACTACCACTCCAGCGACGCCGCGGCGGCCGCGACCGCCGAGGACGCGCTGGACGCGGGCGCGCCCGCCGCGACGACCGTGCAGGGCGACGTGACCGACGAGGCGGGCGTCGACGACCTGTTCGCCGCCGCCGAAGCCGAACTCGGGAGCGTCGACGTCCTCGTGAACAACGTCGGGGATTTCGCGCCGTCGCACTGGAGCGAACTCGACGCGGACACGTGGCGGCGGGTCTACGAGACGAACCTCCTCGGGACGATGCTCTGCAGTAAACGCGCGCTCCCCGGGATGCGCGAACGCGAGTGGGGGCGCATCGTCAACATCGGGTACGCATCCAGCGAGAAGGGGCTCGTGAACGCGAAGAACTTCCCGTACTTCGCGGCGAAAGCCGGCGTCCTCATGTTCACGCGGATGCTCGCGAGCGACACCGAGATGGACGGAATAACCGTAAATGCCGTCTCTCCCTACGTCGTCGAGACGTCCGACGAGTTCCCGGACGACGCCCCGCGCGGCCGCTGGGCGACGCCCGGCGACGTCACGCAGGCCGTCCGGTTCTTCGTCGACGAAGACTCCGAGTACATCTCCGGGGAGAATGTCGAAATAGACGGCGGCTGGCTCCCGGAGAACGTCTAG
- a CDS encoding universal stress protein, producing the protein MAIETILLAVGPNDADRAQKLAETLVDLAVPTGANVVLAHVFTSSEYQTTLESLDVNDHGELTEDEIARRHATIRDIGRSLDDADVEYDVRGRVGEHGSSIVATAEDVDADFVLVGGRRRSPTGKAVFGSTAQEVILNAPCPVTFVRGD; encoded by the coding sequence ATGGCCATCGAGACGATCCTCCTCGCCGTCGGCCCGAACGACGCGGACCGCGCGCAGAAACTCGCCGAGACGCTCGTGGACCTCGCCGTCCCCACCGGCGCGAACGTCGTCCTCGCGCACGTCTTCACCAGCAGCGAGTACCAGACGACCCTCGAAAGCCTCGACGTGAACGACCACGGGGAGCTCACCGAGGACGAAATCGCCCGCCGCCACGCCACCATCCGCGACATCGGCCGCTCCCTCGACGACGCCGACGTCGAATACGACGTCCGCGGCCGCGTCGGCGAACACGGCTCCTCCATCGTCGCCACCGCCGAAGACGTCGACGCCGACTTCGTCCTCGTCGGCGGCCGCCGCCGCAGCCCCACCGGCAAAGCCGTCTTCGGCAGCACCGCCCAGGAAGTCATCCTCAACGCCCCCTGCCCCGTCACCTTCGTCCGCGGCGACTAA
- a CDS encoding TIGR00266 family protein has protein sequence MDADIRHRPSFALAAITFEPGDGLRAEAGAMVSHDAGVAMETAAQGGFLSSLKRSVLGDESFFVNTFTAEERGEVTLAPALPGDIVQHELGDGGGPETLYVQSGSFLAASDDIELDTEFGGGRSFFGGEGLFLLRLEGAGDVFVSSYGAIDTVDLAEGEEYTVDTGHIVAFEDTASFDVERIGGLKSTLFSGEGLVCRFRGPGRVWLQTRSQEAFLNWLIPKLPQPSSQS, from the coding sequence ATGGACGCAGACATCCGTCACCGGCCGTCGTTCGCGCTCGCCGCAATCACGTTCGAACCCGGCGACGGCCTGCGCGCCGAAGCCGGCGCGATGGTCAGTCACGACGCCGGCGTCGCCATGGAAACCGCCGCACAAGGCGGCTTCCTCTCCTCGCTCAAACGCTCCGTCCTCGGCGACGAGTCCTTCTTCGTCAACACCTTCACCGCCGAGGAACGCGGCGAAGTCACCCTTGCGCCCGCCCTCCCCGGCGACATCGTCCAACACGAACTCGGTGATGGTGGTGGCCCCGAAACTCTCTACGTCCAGTCCGGCTCCTTCCTCGCGGCGAGCGACGACATCGAACTCGACACGGAGTTCGGCGGCGGCCGCTCCTTCTTCGGCGGCGAAGGCCTCTTCCTCCTCCGGCTGGAGGGCGCGGGCGACGTCTTCGTCTCCAGCTACGGCGCAATCGACACCGTCGACCTCGCGGAGGGCGAGGAGTACACGGTCGACACCGGGCACATCGTCGCGTTCGAGGACACCGCGAGCTTCGACGTCGAGCGCATCGGCGGGCTGAAATCCACGCTCTTCTCCGGCGAAGGCCTCGTCTGCCGGTTCCGCGGCCCGGGGCGCGTCTGGCTGCAGACGCGGAGTCAGGAAGCCTTCCTGAACTGGCTCATCCCGAAACTCCCCCAGCCGTCGAGTCAGTCGTGA
- a CDS encoding ROK family protein: MAYFAGVDLGATNLRAAVANDAGEVLAVERRATPQGPAGIAVTEAVLDAVRDAAASAGIDTRNLAGVGIGSIGPLDLAAGVVEDPANLPPAVERIPLVGPLQELAATDRVFLHNDTAAGVIGERFFSDRNPDDMVYVTISSGIGAGVAVDGHVLSGWDGNAGEVGHMVLDPEGRRTCGCGRDGHWEAYCSGNSIPKYTRDLHDGEDTALPLDDPDFSAKDVFDNPDDPLARRVIEKTADWNAMGITNIVDAYAPIVIYVGGAVALHNEELVLDPIRDRVQDLVFANVPDIQLTTLGDDVVLKGAVASAITGGTGDRSNAY; encoded by the coding sequence ATGGCGTACTTCGCGGGCGTGGACCTCGGCGCGACGAATCTCCGAGCGGCCGTCGCGAACGACGCGGGCGAGGTGCTCGCCGTCGAGCGGCGCGCGACCCCACAGGGCCCGGCCGGCATCGCCGTCACCGAAGCCGTGCTCGACGCGGTCAGGGACGCCGCCGCGAGCGCGGGCATCGACACCCGGAACCTCGCCGGCGTCGGCATCGGCAGCATCGGCCCGCTCGACCTCGCCGCCGGCGTCGTCGAAGACCCCGCGAACCTCCCGCCCGCGGTCGAACGCATCCCCCTCGTCGGCCCGCTCCAAGAGCTCGCCGCCACCGACCGCGTCTTCCTCCACAACGACACCGCCGCCGGCGTCATCGGCGAACGCTTCTTCTCCGACCGGAACCCCGACGACATGGTCTACGTCACCATCTCCTCCGGCATCGGCGCGGGCGTCGCCGTCGACGGCCACGTCCTCTCCGGCTGGGACGGGAACGCCGGCGAAGTCGGCCACATGGTCCTCGACCCCGAGGGCCGCCGCACCTGCGGCTGCGGCCGCGACGGCCACTGGGAGGCCTACTGCTCCGGGAACTCCATCCCGAAGTACACCCGCGACCTCCACGACGGCGAAGACACCGCCCTCCCGCTCGACGACCCCGACTTCTCCGCGAAAGACGTCTTCGACAACCCCGACGACCCCCTCGCGCGCCGCGTCATCGAGAAGACCGCCGACTGGAACGCGATGGGCATCACGAACATCGTCGACGCCTACGCCCCCATCGTCATCTACGTCGGCGGCGCGGTCGCCCTCCACAACGAGGAACTCGTCCTCGACCCCATCCGCGACCGCGTCCAGGACCTCGTGTTCGCGAACGTCCCCGACATCCAACTCACCACGCTCGGCGACGACGTCGTCCTCAAAGGAGCCGTCGCGTCCGCCATCACCGGCGGCACCGGCGACCGCAGTAACGCGTACTGA